The Spirochaetaceae bacterium DNA window AAGCGTTATGCTCTCGGCGTGATTCTCGAGTCTGGAGATCGCACTCTTCGTGGTCTGAGTTTCCCGCGCGAGCTGTTCCTGCGTCATGCCTTTCTCGAGGCGCAGCTCCTTGATCAGCAGGCCGATCCGCAGATTGCGCCGCTCCTCCTCCAGTCCGGCTCGGAAGTTCGGGTTATTCTCCTCCCGC harbors:
- a CDS encoding helix-turn-helix transcriptional regulator, with the protein product MSDLERYIRKREENNPNFRAGLEEERRNLRIGLLIKELRLEKGMTQEQLARETQTTKSAISRLENHAESITLATLEKVARALGKVVHIELS